From a region of the Streptomyces caniferus genome:
- a CDS encoding flavin monoamine oxidase family protein, whose amino-acid sequence MNDTRHGLRREHTGAERATEKTYQQLARELLLVGPEPANEDLKLRYLDVLIDNGLEPAAVPKRILIVGAGIAGLVAGDLLTRAGHEVTILEANANRVGGRIKTFHAKEGEPSPFTDPAQYAEAGAMRLPSFHPLTLALIDKLGLRRRLFFNVDIDPATGNQNAPLPPVIYKSFKDGKIWTNGDPSPEFRAPDKRNNTWIRTNRTQVRRAQYAKDPSAINEGFHLTGGESRMPVGEMVHQALEPVRDYYSVLQSDGTRVNKPFQEWLDGWAEAIRDFDGYSMGRFLREYAGFSDEAIEAIGTIENMTSRLHLAFFHSFLGRSDIDPAATYWEIEGGSRQLPEALAKDLRDHIVMGQRMVRLEYYDPGRDGHHGGLAGPGGPAVAIQTVPEGEPYGEPQTWTGDLAIVTIPFSSLRFTTVSPPFSYKKRRAVIETHYDQATKVLLEFSRRWWEFTEADWKRELDAIAPGLYAYYQQWGEDEAEAAVSVPHSVRNLPTGLLGAHPSVDEKRISREQVEYYRNSSLRGGMRPATQVVGGGSTTDNPNRFMYYPSHPVPGSEGGVVLAGYSWSDDAARWDSFDDAERYSYALRNLQTVHGRRIEVFYTGAGQTQSWLRDPYACGEAAVYTPHQMTSFHLDAVRAEGPVHFAGEHVSLKHAWIEGAVETAVRAALTVHESPAAYESAAAARTAAPRERRAGATPSAPSREDVVTS is encoded by the coding sequence ATGAACGACACCCGCCATGGACTCCGCCGTGAGCACACCGGAGCCGAACGCGCCACCGAGAAGACCTATCAGCAGCTCGCCCGCGAGCTGCTGCTGGTCGGCCCCGAGCCGGCCAATGAGGACCTCAAGCTGCGCTACCTCGACGTACTGATCGACAACGGGCTGGAGCCCGCCGCCGTCCCCAAGCGCATCCTGATCGTCGGAGCAGGCATCGCCGGCCTGGTCGCCGGTGATCTGCTGACCCGTGCCGGGCACGAGGTGACGATCCTGGAGGCCAATGCCAACCGGGTCGGCGGCCGGATCAAGACCTTCCATGCCAAGGAGGGCGAGCCGTCGCCCTTCACCGACCCCGCGCAGTACGCGGAGGCCGGGGCGATGCGGCTGCCCAGCTTCCATCCGCTGACCCTGGCGCTGATCGACAAACTCGGGCTGAGGCGGCGGCTGTTCTTCAACGTCGACATCGATCCGGCGACCGGCAACCAGAACGCCCCGCTACCGCCGGTGATCTACAAGTCCTTCAAGGACGGCAAGATCTGGACGAACGGCGACCCCAGCCCCGAGTTCCGGGCCCCCGACAAGCGCAACAACACCTGGATCCGCACCAACCGCACGCAGGTACGGCGCGCCCAGTACGCCAAGGACCCGTCCGCGATCAACGAGGGCTTTCACCTCACCGGCGGCGAATCACGGATGCCTGTCGGCGAGATGGTCCATCAGGCACTGGAGCCGGTGCGCGACTACTACTCCGTGCTGCAGAGCGACGGGACCCGGGTCAACAAGCCCTTCCAGGAGTGGCTGGACGGCTGGGCCGAGGCCATCCGGGACTTCGACGGCTATTCGATGGGCCGCTTCCTGCGCGAGTACGCCGGGTTCAGCGATGAGGCCATCGAGGCGATCGGGACGATCGAGAACATGACGTCACGGCTGCACCTCGCGTTCTTCCACAGCTTCCTGGGTCGCAGCGACATCGATCCCGCCGCCACGTACTGGGAGATCGAGGGCGGCAGTCGGCAGCTTCCGGAAGCGCTCGCCAAGGACCTGCGGGACCACATCGTGATGGGCCAGCGGATGGTCCGGCTGGAGTACTACGATCCGGGCCGCGACGGCCACCACGGCGGGCTCGCCGGGCCGGGCGGCCCCGCCGTCGCCATCCAGACCGTGCCCGAGGGCGAGCCGTACGGAGAGCCGCAGACCTGGACCGGTGACCTGGCGATCGTCACCATCCCCTTCTCCAGCCTGCGGTTCACCACCGTGAGCCCTCCGTTCTCCTACAAGAAGCGCCGCGCCGTCATCGAGACGCACTACGACCAGGCCACCAAGGTGCTCCTGGAATTCTCCCGCCGCTGGTGGGAGTTCACCGAGGCGGACTGGAAACGGGAGCTGGACGCCATCGCACCCGGTCTGTACGCGTACTACCAGCAGTGGGGCGAGGACGAGGCCGAGGCCGCGGTGTCCGTGCCGCACAGCGTGCGGAATCTGCCCACCGGCCTGCTCGGCGCCCATCCGAGCGTGGACGAGAAGCGCATCAGCCGGGAGCAGGTGGAGTACTACCGCAACTCCTCGCTGCGCGGCGGCATGCGGCCGGCCACCCAGGTCGTCGGCGGCGGGTCCACCACAGACAACCCCAACCGCTTCATGTACTACCCCTCACACCCCGTCCCCGGCAGTGAGGGAGGCGTGGTACTGGCCGGCTACTCCTGGTCGGACGACGCGGCCCGCTGGGACTCCTTCGACGACGCCGAGCGCTACAGCTACGCCCTGCGCAACCTCCAGACGGTGCACGGTCGCCGGATCGAGGTCTTCTACACCGGTGCCGGCCAGACCCAGAGCTGGCTGCGCGACCCGTACGCCTGTGGTGAGGCGGCCGTCTACACCCCGCATCAGATGACCAGCTTCCATCTCGACGCGGTCCGGGCCGAGGGACCGGTGCACTTCGCCGGTGAGCACGTCTCGCTCAAACACGCCTGGATCGAAGGCGCGGTGGAAACGGCCGTACGCGCCGCCCTCACGGTCCACGAGTCCCCCGCGGCGTACGAGAGCGCCGCTGCCGCGCGGACCGCGGCACCCCGAGAACGCCGGGCGGGCGCCACGCCGTCGGCCCCGTCGCGAGAGGACGTGGTGACCTCATGA
- a CDS encoding alpha-keto acid decarboxylase family protein: protein MTTSQTCTVAEYLAIRLEQLGITHLFGVPGDHLGPFLSTLHEKTTVRWVGTPTEGGAGQAADGYARVKSADAQIELGEQGIGAVAVTYSVGAFNLLNAIGGGFAEYVPLIAINAAPSYEQWLNQQAIGLLTSHMSQRPESNLEVYRQVTVDAQAISNPGLAPTQIDSAITACLSHRRPVYLEVMDDVWDARCPAPQGRLTRRERPVTAKNERMLDQAVTACMELVRHHRNPILWAGEEIDRFRLSDEFERLVRETRIPFCTTIGAKSVVSEYTPGFSGVYNGKASSPEVAEVFNNAGCRIGLGSWATSKNLGGARSIGDDWTVAAQDGVHVGASYFPDVQLARFIPALRERLVAEFGNGAFEADYFTRAHDEGLDVPSSTAAYLDSQTGGPYPQNVTYDSLFRHLNSFLEAQTSESPDARTNPFTVVCDAAFALIGSMNLRMAERASYVAQNSWLSIGYSVGAATGVALARRHADKRPMVFVGDGSFQETCQEMSTHVRHGLRPVVFVLDNEGFYGIEQMLVQPCYYREGTPPSDGADFYNELHPWRYEKLAEVFGSAKHPMNGFSVRTHDELAALLQRIAEPTDTINQGPIVVRVQLGRHDYPRALKYKITENCPPPGGTPREGSTR from the coding sequence ATGACCACCTCACAGACCTGCACCGTCGCCGAGTACCTGGCCATCAGGCTGGAACAGCTCGGCATCACCCATCTGTTCGGCGTTCCGGGCGATCATCTGGGCCCGTTCCTGTCGACCCTGCACGAGAAGACCACGGTGCGCTGGGTGGGCACCCCGACCGAGGGGGGCGCGGGTCAGGCCGCCGACGGGTATGCGCGGGTGAAGTCCGCGGACGCACAGATCGAACTCGGTGAGCAGGGCATCGGCGCGGTCGCGGTCACCTACAGCGTGGGCGCATTCAACCTCCTCAATGCGATCGGCGGCGGCTTCGCCGAGTACGTGCCGCTGATCGCGATCAACGCCGCTCCGTCCTACGAACAGTGGCTCAACCAGCAGGCGATCGGCCTGCTCACCTCGCACATGTCCCAGCGGCCGGAGAGCAACCTGGAGGTCTACCGCCAGGTGACGGTGGACGCCCAGGCGATCTCCAACCCGGGCCTGGCCCCCACCCAGATCGACAGCGCGATCACCGCGTGCCTCTCCCACCGTCGGCCGGTCTACCTGGAGGTCATGGATGACGTCTGGGACGCGCGGTGTCCCGCACCCCAGGGCCGGCTGACGCGGCGGGAGCGGCCCGTCACCGCCAAGAACGAGCGCATGCTCGACCAGGCGGTCACGGCGTGCATGGAGCTGGTGCGGCACCACCGCAACCCGATCCTGTGGGCCGGTGAGGAGATCGACCGCTTCCGGCTCTCCGACGAGTTCGAGAGGCTGGTGCGCGAGACCCGCATCCCGTTCTGCACCACCATCGGCGCCAAGTCCGTGGTCTCCGAGTACACCCCGGGCTTCTCCGGCGTCTACAACGGCAAGGCCAGCAGTCCGGAGGTGGCCGAAGTCTTCAACAATGCGGGCTGCCGCATCGGACTGGGCTCGTGGGCCACCTCGAAGAACCTCGGTGGCGCGCGGTCGATCGGCGACGACTGGACCGTCGCGGCCCAAGACGGTGTGCATGTCGGGGCTTCATACTTCCCCGATGTGCAGCTCGCCCGGTTCATCCCCGCCTTACGGGAACGCCTGGTCGCCGAGTTCGGAAACGGTGCCTTCGAAGCGGACTACTTCACCCGCGCGCATGACGAGGGCCTGGACGTCCCCAGCAGCACCGCCGCCTACCTGGACTCCCAGACCGGCGGCCCGTACCCGCAGAACGTGACGTACGACAGCCTCTTCCGGCACCTCAATTCCTTCCTCGAAGCGCAGACCAGCGAGTCCCCGGACGCGCGCACCAACCCGTTCACGGTGGTGTGCGACGCCGCTTTCGCGCTGATCGGCTCGATGAATCTGCGGATGGCGGAGCGCGCCTCGTACGTGGCACAGAACAGTTGGTTGTCCATCGGCTATTCGGTCGGCGCGGCTACCGGTGTGGCACTCGCGCGACGCCACGCGGACAAGCGCCCGATGGTCTTCGTCGGCGACGGCTCCTTCCAGGAGACGTGCCAGGAGATGTCCACCCATGTGCGGCACGGTCTGCGCCCGGTGGTGTTCGTCCTGGACAACGAGGGCTTCTACGGCATCGAGCAGATGCTCGTCCAACCCTGTTACTACAGGGAGGGGACACCGCCCTCCGACGGCGCCGATTTCTACAACGAACTCCACCCCTGGCGGTACGAGAAGCTTGCGGAGGTCTTCGGCTCCGCCAAGCACCCGATGAACGGCTTCAGCGTCCGCACGCACGACGAACTCGCCGCCCTGCTCCAACGCATCGCCGAACCCACCGACACGATCAACCAGGGCCCGATCGTCGTACGGGTGCAGCTCGGGCGGCACGACTACCCCCGGGCGCTCAAGTACAAGATCACCGAGAACTGTCCGCCGCCCGGCGGCACACCGCGCGAAGGAAGCACACGATGA
- a CDS encoding DUF6343 family protein: MKHRRTGTEPVTAHSPLRLRRTLAAGALVVFVAAAVRLALAAHSAGPHDSPSPTVLLILAVVCGVLAVAAVVDLVLITRRLRQAGKSAP, encoded by the coding sequence ATGAAGCATCGGCGCACAGGCACGGAGCCGGTGACCGCCCATAGCCCCCTGCGGTTGCGGCGGACGCTGGCCGCCGGCGCGCTGGTGGTATTCGTCGCGGCCGCGGTGCGACTGGCGCTCGCAGCGCACTCTGCCGGACCCCATGATTCCCCCAGCCCCACCGTGCTGCTGATCCTGGCGGTGGTGTGCGGCGTGCTCGCCGTCGCCGCCGTGGTGGATCTCGTGCTGATCACGCGCCGTCTGCGGCAGGCGGGCAAGAGCGCCCCGTAG